The following coding sequences are from one Salvia hispanica cultivar TCC Black 2014 chromosome 3, UniMelb_Shisp_WGS_1.0, whole genome shotgun sequence window:
- the LOC125210867 gene encoding PLASMODESMATA CALLOSE-BINDING PROTEIN 3-like isoform X1: MAVFAVGLVFILALAGYSDASYCVCNSGLSDSVLQKNIDYACGNGADCAAIQQNGACYNPNTVKDHCSYAVNSYYQKKGNAPMSCDFGGTATVTSNPPSVSSSSCVYPSGASNAGGATPSTTPATGGTSTTLPPPASPTTVGSTFPGGSGVPGSPMTPGFGLAPTGTGAGFDNAGVKLFAYRSSTFMLAAAVIFISALFCPTM; the protein is encoded by the exons ATGGCTGTTTTCGCGGTTGGTTTAGTGTTCATCTTAGCCTTGGCTGGCTATTCAG ATGCAAGTTACTGTGTGTGCAACAGTGGTCTAAGTGACAGTGTTCTTCAGAAAAATATAGACTATGCTTGTGGAAATGGAGCTGATTGTGCAGCAATTCAACAAAATGGGGCTTGCTATAACCCTAACACTGTTAAGGATCACTGCAGTTATGCTGTGAATAGCTATTATCAGAAGAAGGGAAATGCTCCAATGAGCTGTGATTTTGGAGGGACTGCAACTGTCACTTCTAATCCTCCTA GTGTATCATCTTCATCATGTGTCTATCCTTCTGGTGCTAG CAATGCTGGTGGCGCTACTCCATCGACCACCCCTGCCACCGGAGGAACTTCAACCACTCTACCACCTCCGGCCTCTCCAACCACAGTAGGCAGCACTTTCCCAGGCGGGAGTGGTGTCCCTGGGTCGCCCATGACTCCTGGTTTTGGCCTTGCACCAACGGGGACGGGAGCTGGATTTGACAATGCTGGTGTCAAGCTTTTTGCGTATCGAAGCAGCACTTTCATGCTTGCTGCTGCAGTGATCTTCATATCTGCCCTCTTTTGCCCAACGATGTGA
- the LOC125210867 gene encoding PLASMODESMATA CALLOSE-BINDING PROTEIN 2-like isoform X3, producing MDASYCVCNSGLSDSVLQKNIDYACGNGADCAAIQQNGACYNPNTVKDHCSYAVNSYYQKKGNAPMSCDFGGTATVTSNPPSVSSSSCVYPSGASNAGGATPSTTPATGGTSTTLPPPASPTTVGSTFPGGSGVPGSPMTPGFGLAPTGTGAGFDNAGVKLFAYRSSTFMLAAAVIFISALFCPTM from the exons atgg ATGCAAGTTACTGTGTGTGCAACAGTGGTCTAAGTGACAGTGTTCTTCAGAAAAATATAGACTATGCTTGTGGAAATGGAGCTGATTGTGCAGCAATTCAACAAAATGGGGCTTGCTATAACCCTAACACTGTTAAGGATCACTGCAGTTATGCTGTGAATAGCTATTATCAGAAGAAGGGAAATGCTCCAATGAGCTGTGATTTTGGAGGGACTGCAACTGTCACTTCTAATCCTCCTA GTGTATCATCTTCATCATGTGTCTATCCTTCTGGTGCTAG CAATGCTGGTGGCGCTACTCCATCGACCACCCCTGCCACCGGAGGAACTTCAACCACTCTACCACCTCCGGCCTCTCCAACCACAGTAGGCAGCACTTTCCCAGGCGGGAGTGGTGTCCCTGGGTCGCCCATGACTCCTGGTTTTGGCCTTGCACCAACGGGGACGGGAGCTGGATTTGACAATGCTGGTGTCAAGCTTTTTGCGTATCGAAGCAGCACTTTCATGCTTGCTGCTGCAGTGATCTTCATATCTGCCCTCTTTTGCCCAACGATGTGA
- the LOC125210867 gene encoding PLASMODESMATA CALLOSE-BINDING PROTEIN 2-like isoform X2, which yields MDASYCVCNSGLSDSVLQKNIDYACGNGADCAAIQQNGACYNPNTVKDHCSYAVNSYYQKKGNAPMSCDFGGTATVTSNPPSVSSSSCVYPSGASNAGGATPSTTPATGGTSTTLPPPASPTTVGSTFPGGSGVPGSPMTPGFGLAPTGTGAGFDNAGVKLFAYRSSTFMLAAAVIFISALFCPTM from the exons ATGG ATGCAAGTTACTGTGTGTGCAACAGTGGTCTAAGTGACAGTGTTCTTCAGAAAAATATAGACTATGCTTGTGGAAATGGAGCTGATTGTGCAGCAATTCAACAAAATGGGGCTTGCTATAACCCTAACACTGTTAAGGATCACTGCAGTTATGCTGTGAATAGCTATTATCAGAAGAAGGGAAATGCTCCAATGAGCTGTGATTTTGGAGGGACTGCAACTGTCACTTCTAATCCTCCTA GTGTATCATCTTCATCATGTGTCTATCCTTCTGGTGCTAG CAATGCTGGTGGCGCTACTCCATCGACCACCCCTGCCACCGGAGGAACTTCAACCACTCTACCACCTCCGGCCTCTCCAACCACAGTAGGCAGCACTTTCCCAGGCGGGAGTGGTGTCCCTGGGTCGCCCATGACTCCTGGTTTTGGCCTTGCACCAACGGGGACGGGAGCTGGATTTGACAATGCTGGTGTCAAGCTTTTTGCGTATCGAAGCAGCACTTTCATGCTTGCTGCTGCAGTGATCTTCATATCTGCCCTCTTTTGCCCAACGATGTGA